One Nocardia sp. BMG111209 DNA segment encodes these proteins:
- a CDS encoding aldo/keto reductase, with product MSDQRDHGASPLTSRRRFGATGLAVCPIVLGTMQFGWTLSSVESMRVLDRYRELGGNVVDTADMYGGDQSVESFRHNRAHVGTSEEIIGRWLETRSCRDEFVLDTKVRARMWDGPDGEGLGRAHVTRAVEDSLRRLRTDTLDILWAHWPEPGDDLVEFLSVAADLIAAGKVRFLGTSNFCDFAGNGDRLSPMLQLAAADAGLPSVAAEQPRYNLLNRAEYETTLQALTLRHDLGIMTYSSLASGFLAGAATPDDTAGSDARERQLSRYRTPAGWELLDRITAIAATHGTTRSAVALAWTLAQPGVTATIIGPQAIGELEDAAPAATLTLDRHELDMLTAASWWASEPEFVVW from the coding sequence GTGTCTGATCAGCGCGACCACGGTGCCTCCCCGCTGACCTCCCGGCGCCGGTTCGGCGCCACCGGCCTGGCGGTCTGCCCGATCGTGCTCGGCACGATGCAGTTCGGCTGGACCCTGTCGAGCGTCGAGTCGATGCGGGTCCTGGACCGTTACCGGGAACTCGGCGGCAACGTCGTCGACACCGCCGACATGTACGGCGGCGACCAATCGGTCGAATCGTTCCGGCACAACCGGGCACACGTCGGGACGAGCGAGGAGATCATCGGCCGCTGGCTCGAAACCCGTTCCTGCCGTGACGAGTTCGTGCTCGATACCAAGGTCCGCGCCCGGATGTGGGACGGCCCCGACGGCGAGGGCCTGGGCCGCGCGCACGTGACCCGCGCGGTCGAGGACAGCCTGCGCCGGTTGCGCACCGACACCCTCGACATCCTGTGGGCGCACTGGCCCGAACCCGGCGACGACCTCGTCGAATTCCTGAGTGTGGCAGCCGATCTCATCGCCGCGGGCAAGGTCCGATTCCTCGGGACGTCGAACTTCTGCGATTTCGCCGGCAACGGCGACCGCTTGTCCCCGATGCTGCAGCTGGCCGCGGCCGACGCCGGACTGCCGTCCGTCGCCGCCGAACAGCCCCGCTACAACCTGCTCAATCGGGCCGAGTACGAGACGACCCTGCAGGCCCTGACACTGCGGCACGACCTCGGCATCATGACGTACTCGTCACTGGCCAGCGGATTCCTCGCCGGCGCCGCGACACCGGACGACACGGCCGGATCGGACGCCCGGGAACGGCAGCTGAGCCGGTATCGCACCCCGGCGGGCTGGGAGTTGCTGGACCGCATCACCGCGATCGCGGCCACACACGGCACCACCCGCTCGGCGGTCGCACTCGCCTGGACCCTGGCCCAACCCGGCGTGACCGCCACCATCATCGGGCCCCAGGCGATCGGCGAACTCGAGGACGCGGCACCCGCCGCCACGCTGACCCTCGACCGGCACGAACTGGACATGCTCACCGCGGCCTCCTGGTGGGCCTCCGAACCGGAGTTCGTCGTATGGTGA